In one Limosilactobacillus oris genomic region, the following are encoded:
- a CDS encoding GtrA family protein, protein MIKQLWEKYKHIIAYLFWGVVTTVINLAVFQILSSGIHWNYQLANVIAWFVSVLVAYFTNKVWVFGSHYTTVSDFLVEMLRFFFYRALTLVIDIVITFIGISVLGFKDPMGQFIVKVIDNVIVIIANYVFSKWLIFKDNKQIEDQ, encoded by the coding sequence ATGATTAAGCAACTCTGGGAAAAGTATAAGCACATCATCGCTTACCTCTTCTGGGGCGTTGTGACAACTGTTATCAACCTGGCCGTCTTCCAAATTCTGAGTTCCGGGATTCACTGGAATTACCAGTTGGCGAACGTAATCGCCTGGTTCGTCTCCGTGCTAGTCGCCTACTTCACCAATAAGGTGTGGGTCTTCGGCTCCCACTACACCACGGTCAGCGACTTTCTCGTTGAAATGCTGCGTTTCTTCTTCTACCGGGCACTAACCCTGGTGATCGATATTGTCATCACCTTCATCGGGATTTCCGTCCTCGGCTTCAAGGATCCAATGGGCCAGTTTATCGTCAAAGTCATTGATAACGTAATCGTAATCATCGCCAACTACGTCTTCTCGAAGTGGTTGATTTTCAAGGATAATAAGCAAATTGAGGATCAATAA
- a CDS encoding flavodoxin gives MKALVVYATITGNNEDVADLVTESLEDRDVDVEMTEISLADPADFEDVDICVVCPYTYDEGALPDEGMDFYEDLQEEELTGKVYGVAGSGDTFYGDDFCKAVDEFSKVLADTGATKGSENVHVNLAPAEDDVKKLDQFAAELVKKAQALND, from the coding sequence ATGAAAGCACTCGTAGTTTACGCAACCATCACTGGAAACAACGAAGACGTTGCCGACCTGGTCACCGAATCACTGGAAGACCGCGACGTCGACGTTGAAATGACCGAAATCTCCCTCGCGGACCCCGCAGACTTCGAAGACGTCGATATCTGTGTAGTCTGCCCATACACCTACGACGAAGGCGCCCTGCCGGACGAAGGAATGGACTTTTATGAGGACCTGCAGGAAGAGGAGCTAACCGGTAAGGTCTACGGCGTTGCCGGTTCTGGCGACACCTTCTACGGCGATGACTTCTGCAAGGCCGTCGATGAATTCAGCAAGGTGCTGGCGGACACCGGCGCTACTAAGGGCAGCGAAAATGTCCACGTCAACCTTGCCCCCGCTGAAGACGACGTTAAGAAGCTGGACCAATTTGCCGCGGAGCTAGTCAAGAAAGCGCAGGCGCTCAATGATTAA
- the map gene encoding type I methionyl aminopeptidase: MITLKSPREIDAMEKAGAALAAMHLGIREFIKPGISSWKIEEFARKYFKAAGAKAEQIGFEGYKYATCVSVNDEICHGFPRKNLVLKKGDLVKVDTVVSVDGFFSDSCWSYAVGEVKPEIQRLMDVTKKSLFMGIDQCVPGNRIGDIGAVIQHYTEDENGYGDVREFVGHGIQPTMHEDPMVPHYGEHGQGLRLKKGMTITVEPMINTGTWEADTSDPSGWLAKTADGGWSCQYEHTLVVTDDGPKILTSQDPEADAKYMYNDNYAKYLEHYAKISREIAEEFK; this comes from the coding sequence ATGATTACATTAAAGTCACCACGCGAAATTGACGCGATGGAAAAAGCCGGGGCCGCTTTAGCAGCGATGCACCTGGGAATTCGGGAATTTATCAAGCCGGGCATCTCAAGTTGGAAGATCGAAGAATTTGCCCGGAAATACTTCAAAGCTGCTGGGGCTAAGGCTGAGCAGATCGGCTTTGAGGGTTACAAGTACGCGACCTGTGTCAGTGTCAACGATGAGATTTGTCATGGTTTTCCCCGTAAGAACCTGGTATTGAAGAAGGGGGACCTGGTGAAGGTCGACACGGTGGTTAGCGTCGACGGCTTTTTCAGTGATTCCTGCTGGTCGTATGCGGTCGGTGAGGTTAAACCGGAAATTCAACGGTTAATGGACGTGACCAAGAAGTCACTCTTCATGGGAATTGACCAGTGTGTCCCTGGCAACCGGATTGGGGACATTGGTGCGGTCATCCAGCACTACACGGAAGACGAAAATGGCTACGGTGACGTCCGCGAGTTCGTCGGTCACGGAATCCAGCCGACAATGCACGAAGACCCAATGGTACCGCACTATGGTGAGCATGGTCAGGGCCTGCGTCTCAAGAAGGGGATGACCATCACGGTTGAACCGATGATCAACACCGGAACGTGGGAAGCCGACACGAGTGACCCGAGTGGCTGGCTGGCGAAGACTGCTGATGGCGGCTGGTCCTGCCAGTACGAACACACCCTGGTGGTAACTGATGATGGGCCAAAGATTTTGACCTCCCAGGATCCGGAAGCCGATGCCAAGTACATGTACAATGATAATTACGCCAAGTACCTGGAACACTACGCCAAAATTTCTCGGGAAATTGCGGAAGAATTTAAATAA
- a CDS encoding zinc ribbon domain-containing protein, whose translation MFIKSIGGIKMFCPNCGKKVSATADFCPYCGSKLDHSANEEERVVPEKQVKATGQPDANHQPAPSSSNGNGKKPGKKVPLILVGVIVVLLAAIAFMLGMRGSSKDSASTSSAQTTRTISKKNSSTSRSASRPTFNDQQKAAAILYYAKENESNRFWGELYRDALAKSTKVTANSLPDEATEQGDGTMHAYYPTGAFFGGATGYVMGTDRQTVYYYRLGPGADSIDPDDTVTLNEIEQYVIDHHAMDQVNQLAGNIKLD comes from the coding sequence GTGTTTATTAAATCGATTGGGGGAATTAAGATGTTTTGCCCGAACTGTGGCAAGAAGGTTTCAGCAACGGCGGACTTTTGCCCGTACTGCGGGAGCAAACTAGATCATTCTGCGAATGAAGAAGAACGGGTGGTACCAGAAAAGCAAGTCAAAGCGACGGGCCAACCGGACGCTAACCACCAGCCAGCACCGTCATCATCGAACGGGAATGGTAAGAAGCCGGGGAAGAAGGTCCCGCTAATCTTAGTCGGCGTGATCGTCGTCCTTCTGGCCGCCATTGCCTTTATGTTAGGAATGCGGGGAAGTAGCAAAGATTCGGCATCGACGAGTAGTGCGCAGACAACTAGGACTATCAGTAAGAAAAACAGCAGCACGAGCCGTTCGGCGAGCCGGCCGACCTTTAACGATCAGCAGAAAGCGGCCGCCATTCTATACTATGCCAAGGAAAATGAATCCAATCGCTTCTGGGGTGAACTCTACCGTGATGCGTTGGCTAAGTCTACTAAGGTGACCGCTAATAGTTTGCCGGACGAGGCTACTGAGCAGGGCGACGGGACCATGCACGCTTATTATCCTACGGGAGCATTTTTCGGTGGGGCAACCGGGTACGTCATGGGCACCGATAGGCAGACGGTCTATTACTACCGGCTGGGTCCCGGTGCCGACAGCATTGACCCCGACGACACCGTTACGCTAAACGAGATTGAACAATATGTTATTGATCACCACGCTATGGACCAGGTCAACCAGCTTGCTGGAAACATCAAACTTGACTAG